The window GCCGGGACGACTCCGAGCGCGTTCAGGTCCTCGAAGAACGTCGCGACGTGCCGCTCCGTGAACTCCCGAAGCGGCACTCCGGCAGCGACGGCGCCGCGGATCGTCTTGTCGTCGATGTCCGTGAGGTTCATGACCTGCGTGACCTCGTAACCGAGGGCCCTGAGGACGCGGCACATCACGTCCTCCCACACGAACGTCCGGAGGTTGCCGATGTGGACGCGGTCGTAGACGGTCGGGCCGCAGGTGTAGAGGCCCACCTTGCCGGGCACGAGGGGCCGGAACTCTTCCAGCGAGCGGGTCAGCGTGTTGTGAAGGCGAAGCGCCACGGCGCCGGATTGTCGGCCATCCGGGCCTTCGCCGCCAGCGGCCTGGCTCGAACCCCGTGCTATAAAGCCGGAACGCGCATGTTTCGCACAGCTGCGGCCCCGCCGCTGATCCTCCTCGTCGACGACGACCCGTACCAGGCCGAGGTCGCCTCCTACATTGCGTACGAGCTCGGCTGCGACTTCGAGAGCGCCCTCTCCGGCACCGAGGCGCTCCAGAAGGTCGACGCGCGTCGGCCCGACGTCGTCCTGCTCGACGTGCGGATGCCCGACCTTTCGGGATACGAGGTCTGCCGCCGGATCAAGACTGCCGCCGCGACCGCCGGGACCCAGGTCATCTTCGTGACCGCCCGGACGGAAGAGGAAGACCTCCTCCAGGGCTTCGAGGCTCTCGCGAACGACTACGTCACGAAGCCGTTTTCGGCGCGAGAGCTGAAGGCCCGCGTGAAGAACGCCCTGCGCGTCAAGCAGCTCGTCGACACGCTCACGGCCCGGGCGCACCTGCTCGAACTGGAGCAGGAGATCGCCTCGCGGCTCGACGACGAGGGGATCTCGGTCGCCGATCTGCGCGGCCGCCTCCTCGTTCCGGCGCTCGACCGGATCGCCTCGGTTTTCGGGGCGGACGGCGCGACCCTCCACGTCCGGCGCCCGGGCGTTGCCGAGCTGCACGCGGCCGCCTCGACGACGTGGCCTGGCGGCGCGCCCCCGGCGTACGTCGCCGCGCTCGCCCTCGACGCGGATCCCCGGTTCGGGCGCGCGCCCCGGCTCGCGGGAGCGCCCGAGGACGAATGGACGGTGGCCGCGGCCCCGCTTTTCGCGGGCAGCGACCTCATCGGAACGCTACGCGTCCACCGCCGCGGCCCCGCGCCGGCGCCCGGCGCCTCGCACGAGCTGGAGCACCTGCTCGACTTCGCGGGGCACTTCGGGCGCGCGCTCAGGCGCGTTCAGGTCCTCGACGAGATGCGGGCGAAGGCCGGGGCCTGACCTACCAGGAACCCTGCTTCTGGCGCTTCAGGACCTTCCTCAGGACGAGACCCTTCTTCAGGGACGAGAGCCGGTCCACGAAGAGGCGCTGGTCGAGATGGTCGATCTCGTGGCAGAACGCACGCGCGAGAAGGTCGCGGCCGTCCAGCGCGCGCTTCACGCCCCGCTCGTCGAGGGCCTCGATCGTGACCTTCTCCGGCCGCTCGACCGTCTCGACGAAGTCCGGCAGCGACAGGCAGCCCTCCTCGTCCCGGATCGACCCCTGCATGTCCACGACGACCGGGTTGACGAGGACGAGGACCTGGGACGGGTCCTTGCCCACGGAGAGGTCCACGATCGCGATCCGGAGGTTCACGCCGATCTGCGGGGCCGCGAGGCCCAGGCCGGGCGCCGCCCAGCAGGTCTGCTTGAGGTCCTCGATCAGCTGCGGCAGGGACGGGTCTTCGAAGTTCGTGATGGGCTCGTTCCGGGCCACGAGCCTCGGGTCCCCGTACTTGACGATGTCGCGGATGGCCAACCGGCTCTCCCTTCCCGAAGCCCGGAATCCCCTTTTGGGGAGCGGTCCCGGCCACCGAGAGTGCCGGTGGCCCCCGGCCCCGGTCAAGCGTCCCCGCCGGGGGACGAGAATGAGGACGTGGCGCTGGTACGCGGGTCGCATGGGACGGGACGGAGACGCTACATGAGGCCGCCCGCGCTCCGACCCGCCATCCCGTTCCTCCTACTCGCCGGCGCACTTCTCGCCCCGGGGCAGGTCCGGGCGGAGCGCGAGGGTTACACGTACCTGTCCTTCGTCGGCCCCGAGGTGTCCCTCGTGTCCCCGGCGGACGAGGACGCGGCGGCACGCATCAACATGCCCGTCCTGCCTGGAGACGTCCTCGTCACCGGCAGCGGCTCGCGGGTCGAGGCGGTGCTCTCGGACGGCAACGTCGTGCGCCTGGACGGGCGCTCGGAGCTCCGGTTCGAGCGGCTCAACCGCACGTACGAGTCGGATGACGACCGCACGATCCTCGTG is drawn from Acidobacteriota bacterium and contains these coding sequences:
- a CDS encoding response regulator, with product MFRTAAAPPLILLVDDDPYQAEVASYIAYELGCDFESALSGTEALQKVDARRPDVVLLDVRMPDLSGYEVCRRIKTAAATAGTQVIFVTARTEEEDLLQGFEALANDYVTKPFSARELKARVKNALRVKQLVDTLTARAHLLELEQEIASRLDDEGISVADLRGRLLVPALDRIASVFGADGATLHVRRPGVAELHAAASTTWPGGAPPAYVAALALDADPRFGRAPRLAGAPEDEWTVAAAPLFAGSDLIGTLRVHRRGPAPAPGASHELEHLLDFAGHFGRALRRVQVLDEMRAKAGA
- the def gene encoding peptide deformylase → MRPAYQRHVLILVPRRGRLTGAGGHRHSRWPGPLPKRGFRASGRESRLAIRDIVKYGDPRLVARNEPITNFEDPSLPQLIEDLKQTCWAAPGLGLAAPQIGVNLRIAIVDLSVGKDPSQVLVLVNPVVVDMQGSIRDEEGCLSLPDFVETVERPEKVTIEALDERGVKRALDGRDLLARAFCHEIDHLDQRLFVDRLSSLKKGLVLRKVLKRQKQGSW